In Haloarcula sp. H-GB4, a single genomic region encodes these proteins:
- a CDS encoding NAD(P)-dependent oxidoreductase, protein MTVLVTGGLGYLGSSLIRELPTHPKFSGSTIRILDNFRQPRFHSLWDLPAYADYDFVEGDIRDSSVREAALEDVDTVFHLAAITNAPETFDIPEKTWEVNHEAAVNLFRDAQKSGVDEFVNAVTCSVYGRTEQKITEHSECNPESPYAEAKLQAESDMFAEYDGEMDLTGLRLGTVYGWSPGMRFDTVVDKFAFLAATGQPLTVYEGAEDQKRPYLHVQDSVRSMLFAADELGDGEAYNVVGENGRLQDVVDAITKHFPDVEIGYTEAEQLNQLSYIVSDEKIRSHGFETGHTLDQGVEELADKFRAFL, encoded by the coding sequence ATGACAGTGCTAGTCACTGGTGGCCTGGGATATCTGGGCTCGAGTCTTATACGTGAACTCCCAACCCACCCAAAATTCTCCGGTTCGACGATTCGGATTCTGGATAACTTTCGACAGCCGAGATTCCACTCGCTATGGGATCTCCCGGCGTACGCTGACTACGATTTCGTCGAAGGTGATATCAGAGACTCATCGGTGAGGGAAGCAGCGCTTGAGGATGTTGATACCGTGTTCCACCTCGCGGCGATCACCAATGCTCCTGAGACCTTCGATATTCCCGAAAAAACGTGGGAAGTCAATCACGAAGCCGCTGTAAACCTGTTTCGTGACGCCCAGAAGTCAGGAGTTGACGAGTTCGTGAACGCTGTTACCTGTTCTGTGTACGGACGAACTGAGCAAAAGATCACCGAACACTCCGAATGCAATCCTGAGTCACCGTACGCAGAGGCAAAACTCCAAGCAGAATCAGACATGTTTGCGGAGTATGACGGCGAGATGGACCTTACAGGGCTCCGACTGGGTACTGTTTATGGGTGGAGTCCCGGAATGCGGTTCGATACTGTCGTTGACAAGTTTGCGTTCCTCGCTGCTACCGGTCAACCCCTGACAGTGTATGAGGGGGCTGAAGATCAAAAACGACCGTATTTACACGTCCAGGATTCCGTCCGATCGATGCTGTTCGCTGCGGATGAACTCGGTGACGGAGAGGCATACAACGTCGTTGGAGAAAACGGCCGTCTGCAAGACGTAGTTGATGCGATTACGAAGCACTTCCCAGATGTCGAAATCGGTTACACCGAGGCTGAGCAACTGAACCAACTGTCCTACATCGTAAGCGATGAGAAAATCCGGTCACACGGATTCGAGACGGGTCATACGTTGGATCAAGGGGTGGAAGAACTTGCCGATAAGTTCCGTGCGTTTCTCTAA
- a CDS encoding glycosyltransferase family 2 protein: MKPSVSVVILTKNPGKQFEEILSAVERQSYSGPVETVVVDSGSTDGTLSRAEAHGCAIYTINPEDFHHSKTRNFGAENASGDILVYLTHDATPKTEDWLENLVNPIISDQAGVVYGRQVAYPDAKPMNEFFYSHFYPDQRNTLTADDTTDTRQFFLDNVYVSDVSAAIDRDIWEQYRFQEAINMSEDKDFALRVLDGDVNIVYEPEAVVYHSHDYDLRENLQRRFEDGRAYATIAADGEDNFVSNGVQYVINEMKYLVKNGYIHWLPYAVLYDFTHFFGFQCGKLLGQFENLER, from the coding sequence ATGAAGCCGAGTGTTAGTGTCGTAATATTAACAAAGAATCCGGGGAAACAGTTTGAGGAGATACTGTCTGCAGTTGAGAGACAGTCGTATTCTGGCCCCGTAGAAACCGTTGTGGTCGATTCCGGATCAACGGATGGAACACTTTCACGAGCAGAGGCCCATGGCTGTGCTATTTATACCATCAATCCGGAGGATTTTCATCACAGTAAAACCCGGAATTTCGGGGCAGAGAACGCCTCCGGAGACATACTCGTGTATCTTACCCATGACGCGACGCCTAAAACGGAAGACTGGCTAGAAAATCTTGTCAATCCGATTATCTCCGATCAGGCGGGGGTTGTGTACGGCCGGCAAGTCGCGTACCCGGACGCAAAGCCGATGAATGAATTCTTTTACTCGCATTTCTATCCGGACCAACGCAACACACTGACTGCAGACGATACGACAGACACACGGCAGTTCTTCCTCGACAACGTGTATGTTTCGGACGTATCAGCGGCCATCGATAGAGATATTTGGGAGCAATATCGGTTTCAGGAGGCCATCAATATGTCCGAAGATAAAGACTTCGCGCTCCGGGTTCTCGATGGGGACGTGAACATCGTCTATGAGCCTGAGGCTGTGGTCTACCATTCACATGATTATGATCTTAGAGAGAATCTGCAGCGGCGATTCGAGGACGGGCGGGCGTACGCAACTATCGCCGCAGATGGAGAGGACAATTTCGTCTCAAATGGGGTGCAGTACGTTATTAATGAGATGAAGTATCTGGTCAAGAATGGATACATACACTGGCTGCCCTATGCAGTGCTTTACGACTTCACACACTTTTTCGGGTTCCAGTGTGGGAAGTTGTTAGGACAGTTTGAGAACCTTGAGCGGTAG
- a CDS encoding glycosyltransferase family 4 protein, which translates to MPTDVAIIRGPYFRPNSTLLWEYVHNTYSDIDITGFESDPQWFDTSELNLPIESLHWWDGKIDAFGQENIVYHALEKYKLPSIALTGLRQVVDEHDAVHVTENYRIYSYCVALLCAQTDTTFFVDAHENIPHRPANPLTWVIKKTVNRHADGFTSPTLASKRALIHEGVDPDLVEILPNVVNLDRFQPGPRDADAVSLPAKIESTFNILFVHGLNERKGIPFLLDAFETMQEDCDDISLLLLGENSFDRSYYNEHVRDNPAVYHFEYLEDIQAAYNLSDVLVLPSVAAERWTEQFGRVLVEAMACGLPTVVTDVGGPPFVVEDEETGLVVEPRSSQSLASALTRLYRDEQLLQELGSTAYDHVRDNYSPETVGDDLYEFYRSHCDG; encoded by the coding sequence ATGCCAACAGACGTTGCTATTATCCGGGGTCCGTATTTCCGACCAAATAGCACGCTTCTCTGGGAGTACGTTCACAACACGTACTCGGACATAGACATTACTGGCTTCGAGAGTGACCCACAATGGTTTGATACATCTGAGCTCAACCTGCCAATCGAATCACTGCACTGGTGGGACGGCAAAATCGATGCGTTCGGACAGGAGAATATCGTCTACCACGCCTTGGAAAAATACAAACTTCCCAGTATCGCATTGACGGGCTTACGACAGGTTGTAGATGAGCACGACGCAGTCCATGTCACAGAAAATTACCGGATCTATTCGTATTGCGTTGCACTGCTGTGTGCTCAAACGGATACAACCTTCTTCGTCGATGCTCACGAGAACATTCCACACAGGCCCGCAAACCCGCTAACGTGGGTTATCAAAAAAACCGTGAACCGCCATGCTGACGGGTTCACATCTCCGACGCTGGCGTCTAAACGAGCATTGATACATGAAGGTGTTGACCCGGACTTGGTGGAGATTCTCCCGAACGTAGTCAATCTCGACCGGTTTCAGCCGGGTCCCAGAGACGCGGATGCAGTATCACTCCCTGCTAAGATCGAATCGACGTTCAATATCTTGTTCGTCCATGGGCTAAACGAACGCAAGGGTATTCCGTTCCTGTTAGACGCGTTTGAGACAATGCAAGAGGATTGTGATGACATCTCGCTACTTCTTCTTGGAGAGAACTCCTTTGACAGATCATATTATAACGAACATGTCCGAGATAATCCGGCGGTTTATCACTTCGAATATCTCGAAGATATCCAAGCTGCGTACAATTTGAGCGATGTTTTGGTTCTTCCGAGCGTTGCGGCAGAGCGGTGGACCGAGCAGTTTGGTCGGGTCCTCGTTGAAGCGATGGCGTGTGGCCTCCCGACGGTCGTCACAGATGTCGGCGGCCCCCCGTTCGTCGTCGAGGACGAAGAGACCGGTCTCGTTGTCGAGCCACGGTCCTCACAGTCCCTTGCCAGTGCCCTCACTCGCCTGTATCGGGACGAGCAGCTACTGCAGGAACTGGGAAGCACTGCATACGACCATGTCCGTGATAATTACTCCCCAGAGACGGTCGGGGATGACCTATATGAGTTTTATCGGTCACACTGTGACGGATAG
- a CDS encoding carbamoyltransferase C-terminal domain-containing protein gives MSEYVLSINPCVGNLGSHDPSAVLFKNGQLAFGVEEERLTREKHAENTFPMNAIEACLEYADISLSNVKKVLIPWKPRLFYKMLRHDINTVVTETEGVAEAITQLEGTVKRDVGPTVYSKWAVRNNLSEFGEYTPPIETIEHHRCHAASAFHPSGFNEALIVTMDGRGEYDCTVVWKGNSEGLKRLRTYEYPNSLGFFFGAVTKFLGYYPNNGEGKIMGLAPYGDRNDEIEQILREEIKTGLEYDVSTLSKGNFEYATRKLEEIFDRPRKQTTDEFSQWERDLAHVTQKLVEETVTEIVTHYSERLDVDKVGLAGGVALNCKVNKEVMELPCVESTFVQPVSNDAGAAVGAGLLDAGITATEDISTVYWGPEYTTESIEAVLQTNKLSYAKPDDLCRTVAEHIADGKLVGWFQGQLEMGPRALGNRSILADPRSEASLDRVNEFVKHREGWRPFAPSMLKEAGDQYLVNFEEAPFMIKTFDVVEEKKAEIPAVLHPADDTTRPQTVREDQNPRYYGLISAFEEITGVPVVLNTSFNDNGEPIVNQPIEAIKDFYGMGLDIIVLEDILMEKT, from the coding sequence ATGAGCGAATACGTCCTTTCGATAAATCCTTGTGTCGGGAATCTCGGATCTCACGACCCAAGTGCGGTACTCTTCAAGAACGGACAACTGGCGTTCGGCGTTGAAGAAGAGCGGCTTACCAGAGAAAAACACGCCGAAAACACGTTCCCAATGAATGCTATTGAGGCGTGCCTCGAATACGCCGATATCAGCTTGTCGAACGTGAAGAAAGTACTGATTCCGTGGAAGCCGCGCCTTTTTTACAAAATGCTCAGACACGATATCAACACAGTTGTCACAGAAACAGAGGGCGTTGCTGAGGCGATTACACAGCTTGAAGGAACGGTAAAACGCGATGTTGGCCCAACGGTATACTCTAAGTGGGCTGTTCGGAACAACCTTTCTGAGTTCGGTGAGTACACTCCCCCTATCGAAACCATAGAACATCACCGGTGCCACGCAGCGAGTGCATTTCACCCATCCGGCTTCAACGAGGCACTAATCGTCACTATGGATGGGCGAGGCGAGTACGACTGTACCGTCGTCTGGAAGGGCAATTCCGAGGGACTCAAACGGTTGCGAACGTATGAGTATCCCAATAGCCTTGGATTCTTTTTCGGAGCGGTGACAAAGTTTCTGGGTTACTACCCAAACAACGGCGAAGGCAAAATAATGGGACTTGCCCCGTATGGGGATCGAAACGATGAGATCGAACAGATCCTCAGAGAGGAGATCAAGACCGGGTTAGAGTATGATGTCAGTACGCTTTCGAAGGGCAATTTCGAATACGCGACGAGGAAATTAGAGGAAATCTTTGATCGCCCCAGAAAGCAGACCACTGATGAGTTTTCGCAGTGGGAGCGAGATCTTGCACATGTCACGCAAAAACTGGTGGAGGAAACAGTCACCGAGATAGTTACCCACTACAGTGAGCGTCTAGATGTGGATAAAGTAGGGTTAGCAGGCGGTGTCGCACTCAATTGCAAAGTGAATAAAGAAGTTATGGAACTCCCCTGCGTTGAGAGTACATTCGTCCAGCCTGTCTCAAACGATGCTGGTGCTGCGGTCGGAGCCGGGTTGTTGGATGCAGGCATCACTGCCACCGAAGATATTTCTACCGTGTATTGGGGCCCGGAATACACCACAGAATCAATTGAGGCGGTGCTACAAACGAACAAGCTCAGCTATGCTAAACCAGACGACCTGTGTCGAACGGTTGCAGAGCATATCGCTGATGGCAAGCTCGTCGGATGGTTCCAGGGCCAACTCGAGATGGGTCCTCGAGCACTTGGCAATCGCAGTATACTGGCTGATCCACGATCGGAGGCTTCACTCGACCGCGTAAACGAATTCGTGAAACATCGTGAAGGATGGCGGCCGTTTGCCCCGTCAATGCTTAAAGAAGCCGGTGACCAGTATCTGGTTAATTTTGAAGAAGCGCCATTCATGATCAAGACGTTCGATGTTGTGGAAGAAAAGAAGGCAGAGATCCCTGCGGTCCTCCATCCAGCTGACGATACCACGCGACCACAGACAGTTCGCGAGGATCAAAACCCCCGTTACTACGGTTTGATTAGTGCCTTTGAAGAGATTACCGGCGTTCCAGTGGTTCTCAATACCTCGTTCAATGATAACGGAGAACCGATCGTAAATCAGCCTATTGAGGCGATTAAAGACTTCTACGGGATGGGGTTAGATATCATTGTCTTAGAAGACATACTGATGGAAAAAACCTAG
- a CDS encoding glycosyltransferase family 4 protein, with protein sequence MRSPDNRTSTDVAIVVQGNYPLDRDVRTRKMAKSLDESGSNVFILGRNSLEDPDLGQVKSSHPPREEDIDYAHVRRFSWLLSTPLFRLITAKVPVNPFWILWLVVQFRAMEPEIVIPCDIRAGLPAIVAAKLCGIPTVLDLRENFAELAREKPVEHVLDHVVLNTTLVGTVERLTVQLADLIWVVAEERKENLVAAGKAESAVHVVGNVPLLRERSSFTDKSGEYDNAEWPGFTFVYVGSINRFRGLDLLIDGIWHANRTSDHQPIHLAIAGDGPDKERLERRAETLGITEHVDFLGWIPPDTVTSFLRSGDVGVIPHEVSSYTNQTIPNKLFDYMSVQLPVLTTPTRPTARIVNDVNCGKVLPYHATGSVAGTVMREMQQSDGYSTWAENGRLAIESRYNWEHEMERACSILTDRFGVQIYPWVSA encoded by the coding sequence ATGAGGAGTCCCGACAATAGGACCTCCACCGACGTTGCTATCGTTGTTCAGGGGAATTACCCGCTTGACAGAGACGTTCGCACGCGGAAGATGGCGAAATCACTGGACGAATCCGGGTCGAACGTCTTCATACTGGGTCGGAATTCACTGGAAGATCCGGACCTTGGGCAGGTCAAAAGTTCGCACCCACCCCGTGAGGAGGATATCGACTACGCCCACGTCAGGCGCTTCTCATGGCTGCTTTCGACACCGCTTTTCAGGCTTATTACCGCAAAGGTACCGGTGAATCCATTCTGGATCCTCTGGCTGGTGGTTCAGTTCCGAGCTATGGAACCAGAAATCGTGATTCCGTGTGATATCCGTGCGGGCCTCCCCGCAATCGTCGCTGCAAAACTCTGCGGAATCCCAACGGTGTTAGATCTCCGAGAGAATTTTGCGGAACTAGCCCGCGAGAAACCAGTCGAACACGTTCTGGACCACGTCGTACTCAACACCACACTAGTCGGGACTGTCGAACGCCTTACCGTGCAGTTGGCTGACCTAATTTGGGTCGTTGCAGAAGAACGGAAGGAAAACCTAGTCGCTGCCGGAAAAGCCGAATCAGCGGTTCACGTTGTCGGGAACGTCCCGCTTTTGCGAGAGAGATCGTCATTTACTGATAAAAGCGGCGAGTACGACAACGCGGAGTGGCCTGGGTTCACATTCGTTTACGTGGGTTCGATTAACAGGTTTCGCGGTCTGGACTTGCTCATTGACGGAATCTGGCATGCGAACAGGACTTCGGACCATCAGCCGATTCATCTGGCGATTGCCGGGGATGGGCCAGATAAAGAACGACTCGAACGACGTGCCGAAACGCTGGGAATTACCGAACATGTGGACTTTTTGGGATGGATTCCGCCGGATACGGTTACCTCGTTTCTCCGGTCAGGGGATGTCGGTGTTATTCCTCACGAGGTTAGCTCGTACACGAACCAAACGATTCCGAACAAACTGTTCGATTACATGAGTGTACAGCTCCCAGTTTTGACAACGCCGACTCGTCCGACAGCCCGAATTGTAAACGACGTGAATTGTGGAAAAGTGCTTCCCTACCATGCTACAGGGAGTGTAGCTGGAACAGTTATGAGAGAAATGCAGCAGTCCGATGGATATTCAACCTGGGCAGAAAACGGTCGATTGGCCATAGAAAGCCGGTATAACTGGGAACATGAAATGGAGAGGGCGTGTAGCATCCTTACAGACCGTTTCGGTGTGCAAATATATCCCTGGGTATCGGCCTAG
- a CDS encoding sulfatase, protein MEGTLPITMYPCVLVLAMEAGHHPNIVWIVIDALRADHTTMDGYERNTTPNIQAIADEAQGTAVSNCFSHAIATRPSVSSMLTGVYPSAHGVNMIENAIPSELQTVPELLSEAGYQSVAISRNSHVSRATGLHRGFDEFDWFGSVSSLLETVDIDILLKYLLGIRNHSVGFSTDLVDHSIAYIVNELAKRNIRRLNQDANPYFMFLHYLGPHDPYLPPIPYQERYLADLGVDRKTAIQVVNHVTEHNWEYNTGKLELTEEESEILRAMYDAEVAYTDACVGELFDFITEQDSPNETLFIITADHGELLGERNVIGHEFHLDDALLNVPLVIHGPGSEHVQSDALVQHIDLVKTLVEDISGEVEQLQGVDLVSDERDWIVSERCQPLDFDDLTDINPDFDPSSIHGDSMRALRTREFKLIRSATETDLYKLPDEDTDLSEERSEITTQLRDELEQWQETFGQPIGTARKANLSADMKQQLTDLGYLVD, encoded by the coding sequence ATGGAAGGTACTTTACCAATAACGATGTATCCGTGCGTCCTAGTGTTGGCCATGGAAGCTGGTCATCACCCGAATATTGTCTGGATTGTCATCGATGCGCTTCGGGCAGACCACACCACAATGGATGGATACGAGAGAAACACAACACCGAACATTCAAGCGATTGCTGACGAGGCGCAGGGAACTGCTGTCTCAAACTGTTTTTCTCATGCCATCGCGACCAGACCCTCGGTCTCATCAATGCTGACAGGTGTCTATCCATCGGCTCACGGTGTGAATATGATCGAGAACGCGATTCCGTCCGAGTTGCAAACGGTTCCTGAACTGCTGAGCGAGGCAGGGTACCAGTCTGTCGCAATCTCTCGAAACTCACATGTTAGCAGAGCGACAGGACTTCACCGTGGGTTTGATGAGTTCGATTGGTTCGGTAGCGTCAGTTCACTGCTGGAGACGGTCGATATCGACATCCTCCTCAAGTATCTGCTTGGAATTAGAAACCACTCTGTTGGCTTCTCAACGGACCTTGTCGACCACTCGATAGCATACATTGTTAATGAATTGGCCAAGCGAAACATTCGGCGGCTGAACCAAGACGCGAATCCGTATTTTATGTTCCTACATTATCTTGGCCCGCATGATCCGTATCTCCCTCCGATTCCGTATCAGGAACGCTACTTAGCTGACCTCGGGGTTGATAGGAAGACGGCAATTCAAGTCGTCAATCATGTAACGGAACACAACTGGGAGTACAATACTGGGAAGCTGGAATTAACTGAAGAGGAATCGGAGATTCTGAGAGCGATGTACGACGCAGAGGTCGCCTATACAGACGCCTGTGTTGGCGAACTGTTCGATTTTATCACCGAACAGGATTCACCTAACGAAACGCTGTTTATTATTACAGCGGACCACGGAGAACTTCTCGGCGAACGTAACGTTATCGGCCACGAATTCCATCTCGACGATGCACTCCTCAATGTGCCGCTAGTCATCCACGGCCCTGGCTCAGAGCACGTTCAGTCGGACGCACTTGTTCAACACATTGACCTCGTCAAAACGCTCGTCGAGGACATCTCTGGTGAAGTCGAACAATTACAGGGGGTAGATCTGGTATCCGATGAGCGAGACTGGATCGTCTCGGAGCGGTGTCAACCGCTTGATTTTGATGACCTGACCGACATCAATCCGGACTTCGACCCGTCAAGCATACATGGGGACAGCATGCGGGCCCTTCGAACTCGCGAGTTCAAACTCATTCGCAGCGCCACGGAAACCGATCTATACAAACTGCCAGATGAGGATACAGATCTCTCAGAGGAGCGATCGGAGATCACTACTCAGCTGCGGGATGAACTAGAGCAGTGGCAAGAAACGTTTGGGCAACCGATCGGAACCGCACGCAAGGCCAATCTCAGTGCCGACATGAAACAGCAACTGACGGATCTGGGGTACCTAGTAGACTAA
- the rfbD gene encoding dTDP-4-dehydrorhamnose reductase: MNIVVIGGSGLVGQNILRSCEERGISATGTYRTAPDTGTNRELDKTDPVSVRELLQEIEPDAVVDTAAFHAVDDCESEQERAWTVNAQGTKHVASAADAVGAQLIYISTDYVYSGAPSDAPFSETDSVSPVNYYARTKYAGEQAAKIATETTVLRPSVIYGLASNNFVTWAISELRAGNEISIVDDQVSTPTYARDLAQAALAVADQNLTGVYNAAGPTRVSRYRFTRDLAASFGFNQDLISPISTEEFGQEAPRPTDSSLDSSRISNNADISFRSHSAVFDKLAEIS; this comes from the coding sequence ATGAATATCGTCGTTATCGGTGGAAGCGGGCTCGTTGGACAAAACATCTTGCGAAGCTGTGAGGAGCGTGGCATTTCAGCGACCGGAACGTATAGAACAGCACCTGATACAGGAACTAACAGAGAGCTAGATAAGACAGACCCTGTATCAGTTCGCGAGCTTCTCCAAGAGATTGAACCGGACGCAGTCGTAGATACAGCCGCGTTTCACGCTGTTGATGACTGTGAATCCGAGCAAGAGCGCGCGTGGACGGTCAACGCACAGGGGACGAAACACGTGGCTAGCGCCGCAGACGCTGTCGGCGCACAGCTAATTTATATCTCGACAGATTACGTATATTCTGGAGCACCGAGCGATGCACCGTTCAGTGAGACAGACTCCGTCTCACCGGTTAATTACTACGCACGGACGAAGTATGCTGGCGAACAGGCAGCAAAAATCGCTACAGAAACGACGGTGCTACGACCAAGCGTAATCTATGGTCTCGCCAGCAACAACTTCGTCACGTGGGCTATCAGCGAGCTACGAGCAGGCAATGAGATATCGATCGTTGACGATCAGGTTTCTACCCCCACGTACGCGCGCGATCTGGCGCAAGCTGCATTGGCGGTTGCTGATCAGAACCTCACGGGCGTGTACAACGCAGCCGGACCGACGCGAGTGTCGCGATATCGATTCACACGTGATCTGGCCGCATCATTCGGGTTTAATCAAGACCTGATTTCACCGATCTCTACCGAAGAGTTCGGCCAAGAGGCACCTCGTCCGACAGATAGCAGTTTGGATTCGTCGAGAATTTCAAATAACGCAGATATATCATTTCGGTCTCATTCGGCAGTCTTCGACAAACTGGCAGAGATATCATAA
- a CDS encoding NAD-dependent epimerase/dehydratase family protein translates to MTETVFITGIAGFLGSHLADEFIQEGYEVVGNDNFVGGYENNVPREAEFYEIDCNDVSEMKAAMADADIVYHTAALAYEGLSVFSPARVNKSIYQATSATLSAAADVGVDRFVYCSSMSRYGENETPFTEDMEPRPQDPYAISKVAAEDMVELMADIHDFEYVIAVPHNIIGPRQKFDDPFRNVAAIFINRMLQGKQPIIYGDGEQKRCFTFIQDDIRPLRKVATNDNVTGEVINIGPDDEFVTINTLAETIAEIIGFELDPIYKPDRPQEVKLANCSADKARELLDYEARYTLRDGLQEMVEWIKDEGPRDFSYHIDVEIVNDQTPDTWTDELI, encoded by the coding sequence ATGACGGAGACAGTGTTCATAACTGGAATCGCCGGATTCCTTGGAAGTCATCTGGCTGATGAGTTCATTCAAGAGGGGTATGAGGTTGTAGGGAACGATAATTTCGTTGGCGGATATGAAAACAACGTTCCTCGCGAAGCCGAGTTCTATGAAATCGATTGTAATGATGTCTCAGAAATGAAGGCTGCCATGGCCGATGCCGACATCGTCTATCACACTGCTGCTCTAGCGTATGAGGGGTTGAGCGTCTTTTCGCCTGCTCGGGTCAACAAGAGCATCTACCAAGCAACTTCTGCAACGTTATCGGCAGCGGCTGATGTCGGCGTCGACAGATTTGTGTATTGTTCTAGTATGTCTCGGTACGGTGAAAACGAAACGCCATTCACAGAGGATATGGAACCCCGCCCACAGGATCCATACGCTATCAGCAAGGTCGCAGCCGAGGACATGGTTGAACTCATGGCAGATATCCATGATTTCGAGTACGTCATAGCTGTCCCTCACAATATCATTGGTCCGCGACAGAAGTTTGACGACCCCTTCCGCAACGTCGCAGCAATATTTATCAATCGTATGCTGCAGGGGAAACAACCGATTATTTACGGCGACGGGGAACAGAAACGGTGCTTCACGTTCATTCAAGACGACATTCGCCCGTTGCGAAAGGTGGCTACAAACGATAATGTCACTGGTGAAGTGATTAATATCGGCCCGGACGATGAGTTCGTGACTATCAATACACTCGCAGAGACCATTGCAGAGATTATCGGCTTCGAACTGGATCCGATATACAAACCTGATCGCCCACAGGAAGTCAAGCTTGCCAACTGTTCGGCAGACAAGGCCAGAGAGCTTCTAGACTACGAGGCACGATATACCCTCCGTGACGGTTTGCAGGAGATGGTTGAATGGATCAAAGACGAGGGCCCCAGAGATTTCTCGTACCACATTGACGTTGAGATAGTGAACGACCAGACGCCGGACACATGGACTGACGAGCTAATCTGA